The following proteins come from a genomic window of Nitrospiraceae bacterium:
- the sthA gene encoding Si-specific NAD(P)(+) transhydrogenase has product MAPAYDFDLLCIGSGPAGQRAAIQAAKLGKRVAVVERRRILGGVCVETGTIPSKTFREAVVSFVSTADHIEHHLGNHFESRPTTAQLLTRVEDVTTREVEVVADQLRRNDVALIQGQASFKDTHTVVVTNEDESRLITAANILIAVGTVPARPDGVPVDRQVILTSDDMVKLGRLPRKMVVIGGGIIGVEYASMLAALKINVTLVDKRTQLLEFLDSEIVEELMHQMRNRNVTFRLGEAVERLELTEDQPRRAVITLESGKRIVSESVLYSIGRIGATDPLNLGAIGLTADKRGRLKVDAQYRTEVPHVFAAGDIIGYPSLASTSASQGRQVACHAFGVEVEPLPEHLPVGIYAIPEISMVGPPEHELTEQHVPYETGVARYREIARGQILGDDSGLVKLLFHREDRRLLAAHAIGTGATELIHIGQAVLDLGGGLNYFLRAVFNYPTLAECYKVAALDAFNKLSM; this is encoded by the coding sequence ATGGCGCCAGCGTACGATTTCGATCTCCTGTGTATCGGCAGCGGGCCGGCCGGCCAACGTGCGGCGATCCAAGCCGCGAAACTGGGAAAGCGAGTCGCTGTCGTCGAACGCCGACGCATTCTCGGCGGGGTCTGCGTCGAGACCGGGACGATTCCCAGCAAGACCTTTCGCGAGGCAGTCGTTTCCTTCGTATCCACAGCGGATCATATTGAACATCACCTGGGAAATCATTTCGAAAGCCGACCCACGACGGCTCAGTTGTTGACGCGTGTCGAAGACGTGACGACACGCGAAGTCGAAGTGGTAGCGGATCAGCTTCGCCGAAATGATGTCGCACTGATTCAAGGCCAAGCTTCCTTCAAGGATACGCATACCGTCGTCGTTACAAACGAAGACGAATCGAGACTCATCACAGCCGCCAACATCTTGATCGCGGTCGGCACGGTACCCGCGCGACCTGATGGTGTACCCGTCGACAGACAAGTCATTCTCACCAGTGACGATATGGTGAAATTGGGGCGACTTCCTCGGAAGATGGTCGTGATCGGAGGAGGTATCATTGGTGTCGAATACGCGTCGATGCTGGCCGCGCTGAAGATCAACGTGACGCTGGTGGATAAGCGGACGCAACTCCTCGAGTTTCTCGATTCCGAAATTGTTGAGGAATTGATGCACCAAATGCGTAATCGGAACGTTACCTTCCGATTGGGTGAGGCGGTCGAACGGCTGGAATTGACTGAAGATCAACCGCGTCGCGCCGTGATCACCCTGGAGTCCGGGAAGCGTATCGTGTCGGAGTCCGTGCTCTATTCGATCGGGAGGATCGGTGCAACAGATCCACTCAACCTTGGGGCGATTGGTTTAACAGCTGACAAGCGCGGACGGTTGAAGGTCGATGCACAGTATCGGACGGAGGTGCCGCATGTTTTTGCCGCGGGAGACATCATCGGCTACCCCAGCCTCGCTTCCACATCAGCTTCGCAAGGCCGTCAGGTCGCTTGTCACGCGTTCGGAGTCGAAGTGGAACCCCTCCCCGAGCACTTACCCGTTGGCATTTACGCCATTCCTGAAATTTCCATGGTAGGACCACCTGAACATGAGCTGACTGAGCAGCACGTTCCCTACGAAACCGGCGTCGCCCGATATCGAGAGATCGCACGGGGACAAATCCTCGGCGACGACAGCGGTCTGGTGAAGCTCCTCTTTCATCGAGAAGACCGGCGTCTCCTCGCGGCCCACGCCATCGGCACCGGGGCGACCGAACTCATTCATATCGGGCAGGCTGTGCTCGATCTGGGCGGGGGGCTGAATTACTTTCTACGCGCGGTGTTCAATTATCCGACCTTGGCGGAGTGTTACAAAGTCGCAGCGCTGGATGCGTTTAACAAACTGTCGATGTAA
- a CDS encoding DUF2934 domain-containing protein: MKKQRQIQKLIKGARPDERGNLNGSHGDIVHRVAAAAYELYQQRGREDGHDVEDWLKAEAIVKGQSVH; the protein is encoded by the coding sequence ATGAAAAAACAACGTCAAATTCAGAAGCTGATTAAGGGCGCGCGCCCCGACGAGAGAGGCAACCTCAATGGATCTCACGGGGACATCGTGCACCGTGTTGCAGCGGCTGCCTATGAACTGTATCAGCAGCGCGGCAGAGAAGACGGCCATGATGTGGAGGATTGGCTGAAAGCCGAAGCGATCGTGAAGGGCCAATCAGTACACTAA